One region of Streptomyces capillispiralis genomic DNA includes:
- a CDS encoding helix-turn-helix transcriptional regulator, which yields MAGHGTDEHPHGADRLCEAGDRVYSRAVRRGRLPRRDAEPVPCLLELALLHPDPDDMDYLVPTAPQEVMTRLLRGMYDEISASQRRVGSAVEAFEWYAGLGCRAPASPPATTEGPAIRVLDGLARIQAAMDEATQACTTEVLTVQPGGIRREAELSEGLHRAMALRGRGVRMRDLYTHVARHGHGLLTYLELMGDAVEARTLDEVVERLILFDRTVAFIPANAERTMALELRHPALVEYLGTVFDRLWRLAIPLTAPLPDTGIEGISHREQSIAALLAEGHQDAVIAERLGISVRTCRAHIARLSETLGAASRTQLGVRIAQTGLDGPRGPVPLTLPEQGSRNVR from the coding sequence ATGGCCGGGCACGGGACGGACGAGCATCCACACGGTGCTGACCGACTGTGCGAGGCCGGGGATCGTGTGTATTCCCGGGCCGTACGGCGCGGACGGCTGCCGCGCCGGGACGCGGAGCCGGTGCCCTGCCTGCTGGAGCTGGCCCTGCTGCACCCGGACCCGGACGACATGGACTACCTGGTGCCGACCGCCCCGCAGGAGGTCATGACCCGGCTGCTGCGCGGGATGTACGACGAGATCAGCGCGAGCCAGCGCCGGGTCGGCTCCGCCGTCGAGGCATTCGAGTGGTACGCCGGTCTCGGCTGCCGCGCACCCGCCTCGCCCCCCGCGACGACGGAGGGCCCGGCGATCCGGGTGCTGGACGGGCTGGCCCGCATCCAGGCGGCGATGGACGAGGCGACCCAGGCGTGCACCACCGAGGTGCTCACCGTGCAGCCGGGCGGCATCCGGCGCGAGGCGGAGCTGTCGGAGGGGCTGCACCGGGCGATGGCGCTGCGCGGCCGCGGCGTGCGGATGCGGGACCTCTACACGCACGTGGCCCGGCACGGGCACGGGCTGCTGACCTATCTGGAGCTGATGGGCGACGCGGTGGAGGCCCGCACGCTGGACGAGGTGGTCGAGCGGCTGATCCTGTTCGACCGGACGGTGGCCTTCATCCCCGCCAACGCCGAGCGCACCATGGCGCTGGAGCTGCGGCACCCGGCACTGGTGGAGTACCTCGGGACGGTCTTCGACCGGCTGTGGCGGCTCGCCATCCCGCTCACCGCCCCGCTGCCCGACACCGGCATCGAGGGCATCTCGCACCGGGAGCAGTCCATCGCCGCGCTGCTGGCGGAGGGCCACCAGGACGCGGTGATCGCGGAGCGGCTGGGCATCAGTGTGCGCACCTGCCGGGCCCACATCGCCCGGCTGTCGGAGACCCTGGGCGCGGCCAGCCGTACGCAGCTGGGCGTGCGCATCGCGCAGACCGGTCTGGACGGCCCGCGCGGACCGGTGCCGCTGACGCTTCCCGAGCAGGGGTCCCGGAACGTCCGCTGA